The Porphyromonas sp. oral taxon 275 DNA window TGGTGGAGATCAACCAGCAGATCAAGCAGGCCCAGCGCGCGGGGGATCTAGAGACCCTCACCGAGCTCGTCCAGGAGCTCAGCCTGCTCAACGAATCCAAGCGCCGCCTCTCCGCCCTGCTCGGAGACCGCACCATCGTGGGCTAGTCAGCCTATCCCTAGCCGCGGCCTAAGCCTAGCCCCGACAGCCCACATTCACCTTTACCCAAGCAAGATGACCGTACCCTTTCTTCCTGGCGAGCTCGAGCTACTCCAGGCGATCAATGGCACGCATAGCCCCTTCTGGGACGCAGCCATGTGGCTGATCTCGAACTTCGCCGCATGGATCTACCCAGGCCTCGCCCTACTCTTCTTCCTCTTCTGGCGCAAGCCCACGAGCGAGGCCCTACTCCTCCTACTCTGCGTCGGGCTCTGCATCGCGCTAGGAGATCTGATAAGCTCGGGTATCGCGAAGCCCTTCTTTGCCCGTCTCCGCCCCACGCACAGCCCTTGGCTGCAGGAGGGACTGCACTACGTCTACGGCTACCATGGGGGAAAGTACGGCTTCTTCTCGGGACACTCGGCCAACTATACTTCGGTAGCTACGCTCCTCTGCCTCACCTTCCGCGACCGCCGCTTCTCCTTAGTGCTGGCTGTGCTCGTTGGCTGGGTCGTCTATAGTCGTATGTACCTCGGGGCACACTTTCTCTCGGATTGCCTCGTAGGCATCGCCGTAGGGCTCGTGGTAGCGCAGCTCGTCTACCGCATCTACCTCTGGCTGCGTAGGCAGCTCCTCTCCACGGGCAAGCGTCAGCCTCAGGCGATCTACCGCCCAGGGCTAGGCTACCTAAGTCTCGCGCTGGCGATGACCATCCCCCTGACGCTGACCATGGCGCTGCAGGTGAGCCGCATCGTGCGAGATGCACTGGCAGCGGCGGCCTAAGACGCACATCCTCCCAAGCAATAAAGCGGGGCGGCTACACTACTGTAGTCGCCCCGCTTCGTTTAATGAGGCTCTGAGCACCCCTCGGGTGCATAGATCAGTTGGACTGCATGCTGCTGATAGAAGACTTAGCCTCGCCCAAGGAGACGGTCACGAACTAGGCTGATTCGCCTAGCTCAAGCCACCGATAGAGTGGCTTCGGTTAAGTAAAGCAAGCTGCCATCCTTCGACGAGCTTACCGAGGGATATCCCTCAGCCGCCTGACAGCTGTCCCTCTCGCCCGTCATGGATGCCCCTCAGCCCCCTCACTGATATCCCTCAGGAGCCCCTCCCCCATAAGCGAAGCGCCCCGCTGGAGCTATATGCTCCAGCGGGGCGCCTAAAGGATGAGGAAGGCGGACTATCAATCCGTCAGCCCTCGGCGGATAGCCTAGCGCAGGCTCAGCTCCTCGATGAGGCGGGGGCACTTACCCCACTTGTCGATGGTGAAGAGGACGTAGCGGATGTCTACGACGATCGTGCGCTGCAGCTGGGGCTCGAACTCGATATCACCGCTCATCGCATCCCAGTTGCCGTCGAAGGCAAGCCCGAAGACACGCCCGTTCTTATCGAAGACAGGGCTACCCGAGTTACCACCGGTGATATCGTTGTTGGAGATAAAGTTGACATGCAGTTCGCCGCTCTTGTCCGCCCAGCGTCCCCAGTCCTTCTTCTTCAGCAGATCGAGGAAGGAGTCAGCGACCACATAGTCGGGGTTCGCGGCGTCGGCATTCTTCTCCAGGATACCACGAGGCGTGGTGAAGTAGTCGTACTCCGTAGCGTCGGCAGGCGAATAGGGCTTGATAGAGCCATAGCTGAGGCGCATGGTCGAGTTGGCATCGCTAGGCATGGGCTTCGAGGGGTTCATCTGCTGACGGCCTGCGAAGTAGAGGCGATTACCACGGCTGATGGCCTCATCGTAGCGGTTCAGCTCCTTGCCGAGTGGGAGGATGATCTCACGCAGGCTCAGAGCGAGCTTGTAGGCAGGATCCTCCGCGAGGACGTGGGAGAAGTCCTCACGCTCGATCGCAGCCAGCACCTTATCCTTGTAGGGGACGATGCTCTTAGCGAAGAGGGCCTTAGCATAGGCCTTCGTGTCGCCCTTGTAGTCGCGGTCGATCTGGGCGAAGAGCGCCGCTACACGCTCAGAGCTGACGCGCTGGCGCAGGATGTCGAGCATCGCGGGGAGGACGCGCTCATCGAGGCTGGGGACGTAGTTCTTGTACACATCCTCGATACCGGCCTTGATCTTAGCGCCATTCTCGGCCATGTCCTTGTAGCGGATGTCCTTGAGCCCGTAGGCAAGGGCCGCAGCCTCCATACCGCTATAGGCCTCGGTGAGGTAGGTATAGTCACGCATCAGCGCCGCCTGCCCCTTATAGGCCTGCTCCATCTCGGAGAGAAGCCCCTGGTAGACCTTGGTAGCCTTGCCACCCTGGGCGACCCACTGGTTGAAGGCCTGCTCCTCGGCGCGCTTAGCCCCGAGGACATCGAGCTTGACCAGGGCCTTGTTCATCCCGATGGAGTTCTTCCAGTAGTTGGAGCTGCGGGCGTACTTGGAGGCGTACTTGATGCGCGTCGCCTGATCGGCCTGCATCGCGGCCCACCAGAGCTCCTGCTTGGCGCCACGCACCTCGATACGAGGGGCGTTCTGGTCCGCCATACGGTTCTGGATCGCGAAGGAAGGGATATAGCGACTCGTCGATCCGGGGAAGCCGATGGTCATCGCGTAGTCGCCCTTCTGATAGCCCTCGGTGGAGACCGTAGCGTGGTACTTAGGCTTGTAGGGGACGTTGTCCTTGCTGTAGTCAGCGGGCGCATTGTCCTTGCCAGCGTAGACGCGGAAGACGGAGAAGTCCCCCGTCTGGCGAGGCCACATCCAGTTGTCCGTATCACCGCCGAACTTACCTACCGATCCCGGAGGAGCAAAGACAAGGCGGATGTCGGTGAAGACGTCGTAGGTCAGCAGATAGTACTTATTGTTGGCGTAGTAAGGACGCACCTCGATGCGCTTGTGGTCCGACTTGAGGCGGCGTCCCTCAGCGATCTCCAGCGCATCACAGATCTTGCGGATCTGAGCTAGGCGGTCGAGCTCATCCTTGGGCTTCTTGAGCTGAGCGAGGATCTCCTTGGTCACATCCTTGATCGAGCTCAGGTAGCTGATGGTGAGGCCCTCGATGGGGAGCTCCTCGGAGAACTGCTGCGAGACGAAGCCGTCACGCAGGTAGTCATGGTCGACGGCACTCACCGACTGGATAGCGTCGAAGCCACAGTGGTGATTGGTGAAGACCAGCCCCTTATCCGAGACGGTGACCCCCGTACAGCCGCGTCCGAAGATGACGACAGAGTTAGCGACGCTGGGCTTATCCAGCGAATAGAGGGAATCAATGGGCAGACGGAAGCCAAGCTCCTTCATCTGCGCAATGTTCTCCTTCGTGAGCTCGTTGAGGAGCCACATCCCCTTGTCGGCACGTGCCTGTACGCCCAGCGAGAGCGCAGCGACACCGAGGACAAGAGCCTTGCGAAGTAGTTGCTTCATTGGTTCATTATTATAGGGTAATCGTGAATGTACGTATCGTCCGAGAGCGGCTAGGCCTCTAGCCCATCTCGGCGCAGGAGCGCTGCGATGCTTGCCTCCTTGCCTCTGAAGGCCTGGTAAAGCACGGCGGCATCACGCTTGTCGCCATGAGAGAGGATCTCGCGGCGGAAGCGCTCGGCCGTCTCCTGAGAGAAGATCCCCTCCTCCTGGAAGGCGGCGAAGGCGTCGGCGTCAAGCACCTCGGCCCATTTGTAGCCGTAGTAGCCAGCGCTATATCCTCCAGAGAAGATGTGCCCGAAGGAGGTGCTCATCAGGCAGGGAGCGGGCGCTGCTGGCAGCAGGACAGCCTTAGCCCAAGCCTCTTCCTCAAAGGCCTTCGCGTCCAGATCCTCGGGCAAGGCCTCCCTAATCCCATGCCAAGCAAGGTCAAGGTAGCCGAAGCTCAGCTGGCGGCAGGCAGCATAGCCCACGAGGAAGTGGCGTGCACGATCCATACGCTCTAGGAGCGACTCGGGTAGCGCCTCGCCGCTCTGATAGTGATAGGCGACGCTCTCGAGCCAGCGACGCTCGTCGAGCCAGTTCTCCATCAGCTGGCTAGGCAGCTCGACGAAGTCACGGACGACGTTCGTCCCGCTCAGCGATCGGTAGCGACAGGCCGCGAACATCCCATGCAGGGCATGGCCGAACTCGTGGAGGAAGGTACGTACCTCCCCTGGCGTCAGCAGCGCAGGGCGCTCAGCCGTAGAGGGCGTGAAGTTCATCACCAGGACGATATGCGGACGATGGTCCTCACCCGTAGCCTCGTGATACTGCTCCTGCAGGTTGTTCATCCAGGCCCCACTCTGCTTACCCTCCCGAGGGAAGAAGTCCGTATACAGCAGTCCGAGGTACGAGCCTTCACGGTCGTGCACCTCGTAGGTATGTACGTCGGGATGATAGACGGGGAGGTCCTTGCGCTCATGGAAGCTGATGCCATAGAGCGTCTGGGCGAGGCCGAAGACGGCCTCCGAGACGTGGGAGAGCTCGAAGTAAGGACGTAGCTCCTCCTCGTCCAGCTCATAGTAGGCTTGCTTGTAGCGCTCAGCCCAATAGGCCCAGTCCCAGGGCTGTAGCGGGAGTGTCTGTCCCTTCTTCTGGGCAAAGGCTGCGACCTCCTCCAGCTCCTGCTCGGCTACGGGCTTATAGGCCGCCAGTAGCTCGTCCAGCAGCTTGTAGACAGCTTCGGGAGAGCCTGCCATACGCTTCGAGAGGACCTTCTCAGCATAGGAGCCCGCACCTAGGAGCTGGGCGTACTCCAGGCGGAGATTAGCCAGACGGCGAACGATGGCTCGGTTGTCATACTCATCGTCCTTAGCCCCTAGGCTCATCTTCGCCACGTACATCTGCTCTCGGAGCTGGCGGTCGGGGCAGTGCGCCATGAAGGGGAAGAAACTCGGGGCCGCGAGTGTGAAGACCCAGCCCTCGAGCCCACGAGCTCGCGCAAGCTCGGCTGCAGCCTCTAGGCTTACAGCGGGTAGACCTGCCACCTGCTCGGAATCGGTGAGGTGCAGGCTGTAGCGCTGCTGATCCTTGAGATTGTTCTGCCCAAAGCGTAGGCTCAGCTCGCTCAGCTCCTGCTTGACCTGACGGAGTCGCTCCTTCTTCTCGGGCTCTAGGGCCGCCCCACTCTCACTGAAGTACTCCCAGGTACGCTGCAGCAGGCGTGCATCCTCCTCGTCTAGGGCCAGCGAGGCACGCTGCTCCCAGAGCTGGCGCACGCGAGCGAAGAGCGGCTCGGAGAGGAGTATATAGGAGGAGAGCTCGGAGAGCTCGGGCGTCAGCTCCTGGCTGATCTCCATCAGCTCGTCGCTCGCCTCGGCATGCAGGAGGTTGTAGAAGATCCCCGAGACCCACTCGAGCTCGGCGCCGCTACGCTCCAGGGCAAGGATCGTATTGGCAAAGGTCGGCTCCTCCCTCTGGGCGATCAAGGCGTCGACCTCCACACGCTTAGCTGCGATGGCTCGGCGGAAGGCCTCTCGGAAGTCCCCAGCCTGCACTTGGTCGAAGGCATAGGCTCCGTGCGGTAGGGTGCTGGACGAATAAATGCTATTCATACACTAGGATAAAAAGACAAGAGGCTACCTGCCCTCGCTCCTCCGTATCGGGAGGAAGAACGGCAGGTAGCCTCTAGGCGCACGCAGCGAACCTTAGGCGGCAAGCCTAGAGGATCGGTCAGCGTGTGATTGATTAGATACGGTCGTTCGAACCGAGGACGTTGAGCACCTTGTGCATGTACAGCTTCTTGAGCGAGTCACGAGCTGGGCCGAGGTACTTGCGGGGGTCGAACTCTGCGGGGTTCGTAGCGAAGACCTTGCGGATAGCAGCGGTCATAGCCAGACGGCCATCGGAGTCGATGTTGATCTTGCAGACAGCGCTCTTAGCAGCCTGACGGAGCTGCTCCTCGGGGATACCGACAGCATCCTTCAGTGCACCGCCGTACTGGTTGATCGTAGCGACCTCGTCCTGGGGCACGGAGCTGGAGCCGTGGAGCACGATGGGGAAGCCAGGGATCTGCTTCTCGATCTCAGCGAGGATGTCGAAGCGGAGGGGGGGAGGTACGAGGATGCCGTTAGCATCGCGCTTGCACTGCTCGGGCGTGAACTTGTTAGCCCCGTGCGAGGTGCCGATCGAGATAGCGAGCGAGTCTACCCCCGTCTTGCTGACGAAGTCGATCACTTCCTCGGGCTCGGTGTAGGTGTGGTGCTCAGCTACGACATCGTCTTCGATACCAGCCAGGACACCGAGCTCACCTTCTACCGTGACATCGTACTGGTGTGCGTAGTCTACGACAGACTTGGTCAGCGCTACGTTCTCGTCGTAGGGCAGGTGCGAGCCGTCGATCATCACAGAGGAGAAGCCCATCTCGATACAGCTCTTGCAGAGCTCGAGGCTATCGCCGTGGTCGAGGTGGAGAGCGATCTGGGGGTTGGGGCAGCCGAGTTCCTTAGCGTACTCTACAGCACCCTGTGCCATGTAGCGAAGGAGAGTTTGGTTAGCGTACTTGCGTGCGCCACTGGACACCTGAAGGATGACAGGAGACTTCGTTTCAACGACAGCGCCGATAATTGCCTGGAGCTGCTCCATGTTGTTGAAGTTGAATGCTGGGATAGCATAGCCACCCTTGATAGCCTTAGCGAACATCTCGCGCGTGTTCACCAGGCCGAGTTCTTTGTAACTAACCATTGTTGTTATAACTGTTAATCTAGGTTTGACTTCGTAGTTGGACTTCGTTGTCTATACCGCAAAGATAAGGCAAAAAAGGATACGGCCGTCGCCTTTCCTTAAATTATTCACGAATCTACCTAATCCTTGCTAGTCAGCGTAGTAAGACGGCTAGCTCTGCGGTCTCGAGAGACGCGGAGCTAGCCGTCGCGATATGGCTGCGAGCCTCGCTCCGTGGAGCGTCACAGCGAGAGCTGACTTAAGCGTTCAGGTCGAGAGCTGCGCCAGCCTTGAACTTGACCGCCTTGCGTGCGGGGATCTTGATCTTTGCCTTGGTGGCGGGATTGATGCCTTCGCGAGCGGGCTTATCCTGAACGGAGAAGGTACCGAAGCCTAGGAGAGAGACCTTCTCACCCTTCTGCAGCTCCTCTGCGACTACTGCTGCGAATGCATCAACAGCCTTGCGAGCCTGTTCCTTGGTCAGACCAGCCTTCTCAGCTACGCCTGCGATGAAATCAGTTTTGTTCATAAACAACGATCTTATTATAGGTTGGACAAATTGCGTTGCGCCTTATGCTCTGGCTCGGCCCCTTCCCTACTGAGCGGAGGCCACTAGTCCAGTACTTTGTGTATCCAAATGTACTACAAATCTTGGACTATGCAAGCCCTGAGCCGCTTAGGGACTCAAACTGCTGCTCCAGAGGCTAGCTAGCGGCCTAGGCTAGCGCTACTTCGGCTGCGTCAGATAGCGTAGCTCACCAGCCCCCGTCAGCTCTGCGTGCGTGAGTCTATACTTATTGCTATACAGCTTATTAGCCACTTGGATCTGGGTGAAGTAGTCGCCTCGCTCGGCTCCCGCAGCGCCCTTATGGATGACCAGCTTAGGCTGCTTGTAGTACTTAGAGTCCAGATGGATCGTGACCTTGTCAAAGACGGGCGTCGTCAGCGCATAGCTCGTACTACCCGGACAATCGGGGTAGAAGCCGAGCATACTATAGATGGCCCAGGCGCTCATCGCACCCGTATCATCATTGCCAGGAATGCCGCTGGGGCTATTGTGGTAGTACTTTTCGAGGAGCTCCTTCACCAGACGCTGCGTGCGCCATGCCTCCTTGGGGAAGTAGGTGAAGAGGTAGGCGTAGGCGATGTCAGGCTCATTGGCGGGGTCATAGTTGCCCTGATCGAAGATCCCCTGCAGCTTAGAGACGAACTTCTGCTCGCCGCCCATCAGCTTGCTCAGCCCCTTGATGTTGTGGGGGACGAAGAAGCTATAGTTCCAAGAGTTCCCCTCGTGGAAGCCAGGGTTGGGCTCGAAGTCACGCCCCAGCGTAGGATTGAAGGGCGTGAGGAACTTGCCATCGGGCAGGATAGGACGCAGCAGCCCCGTCTCCTTGTCGTAGTAGTGGCGGTAGCCCTGAGCCCTACGCTCGTAGAGCTGCGCCTCCTTGGTCCTGCCCAGGCCGCGGGCGAACTGACCCAGATTCCAGTCTGCTATATAGTACTCCAGTGCATGGGAGACGGAGTTGTCGAACTTCTCACGCAGGGGCACATAGCCTCGGCTCAGGTAGTCATCGTTGTCGGGGCGCAGCAGGTTAGCCTTGCCCGGGGTATCGGCACCCTTGCGCATGGCCTCATAGGCCAGCTGCACGTCGAAGTCACGGATCCCTCGCTGCCAAGTGTCATTGAGCACGATGATCGAGGGGTCACCCTCCATCGTCATCGTCTCCTGCGAGTAGAGCTCCCACTTCGGGAGCCAGCCCCCCTCCTTATACATATCGAGCATCGTCTGCACCATCGCTAGTTGCTTGCGCGGATAGAGCAGCGAGAGCAGCGGATGCACATTGCGGTAGGTATCCCACAGCGAGTAGACGGTGTAGCGATCGTGCTGTGTCTTGCCCGTCTTGAGGCTGCCCATCATCGGGTACTCGCCGTTGACATCCTGCAGAATATTGGGGTGGATGAGCAGGTGGTAGAGTGCAGTGTAGAAGACCGTACGCTGCTCCTGGGTCCCGCCCTCGACCTCGACGACACGCAGCGCGTCCTCCCACTGCTGCTCGGCAGCTGAGCGGACGGCGGCGAAGTCCAGGCCGGGCTGCTCGGTCTGCAGATTGAGCAGCGCATTCTCCTCACTGACGAAGGAGACGCCCGTCTGCACGTAGATGACCTCTCCGGGCTGCGTCTGGAAGGAGAACCATACCCCGACGTCGTTGCCGCTCATCTGCTTGCGGTAGTTGGGATAGAGCTTGTAGCGGCCATGATCCTTGTCCCACTCAGCCTCTACACCCTGCATCGGGGGCTGCTTCTTCCAGTAGCCGCTCTGGGGAGCACGGCGACTGATACGGATGGCAAAGTACTGGTTGAAGACTGCCTGCGGATTGTAGCAGAAGGTCCCCATCAACTTGCTCCCCACGAGCGTCGAGTCATTGAGGAAGCGCACCGTCGCACCACTCTCATTCGTCAGCCCCTGACCGAGGTTCACGAGGATATGGCTCGGGCCGCCCTTGGTGAAGGTAAAGGCCGTGATGGCCGTACGGGGCGTAGCACTCACCTCAGCACGCACCTGATGCTTGTCAAGGGTCGCACTATAGTAGCCCGGGTGAGCACGCTCCGCACTCAGGGTCGTCCCGTACTGCGTGTAGTCCACGTTGAGCTGCCCCGTCGAGGCGCTCACAAGGATACTCCCCAGCTCGGGGCAGCCTACCCCACTGAGGTTGACATGGCTGAAGCCCGTGAAGTACTTGTTGTCCGCCGTATAGGGCGTACTCCACCAGCGGGCATCCTTGTCATACTTGTTCAGCTCTCCTCCGCCCATCACGTTGAAGGGGGTGATGCTCATGAGCCCGTTAGGTACGACAGCACCGGGATTGGTCGTCCCGAAGTTGCTCGTCCCGATGAAGGGGTTGACTTCATCGATCAGTCGGCGCTGCGACTGAGCTGCAGCGCCGAGGCTAAGCAGCAGCACGAGGGCTACCGCCCTCACGGGTCGCGTCTTCTGTAGATTCATTCGTATATTCTTGTATGTATGGATACGTGTCTGTTAGCTGCAAACATAAGGAAAAGCAGGCAACTATGCGGTACGGACGTCTGAGCGAGCAACGCCGAGGCCGCATCCGCATCGCAAGTTCGGCGGGTAAGTCTTAGGCCTCACTTCCCTCTTGAGCGAAGCACCGAGCCAAGCCAAGGAGCAGTATTCTACCAAGGGATCCAGCCTAAGCGAAGGAGCAGACGGCAAGATCTCGGCCAAGCGCACCCAGCGGCGGCGCGCCAGGAGGGGCAGCGAGGTGCTAGTCTTGCCCTAGCTTCGCGAGGGATATCCCTCAGCGGGCTGACTGACGCCCTTCACGCGCCTGACTGACGTCCCTCAGCCTCGTGACGGATATCCCTAAGCAGCCCCCTCCCTAGAAGCTGACAACGGCGACGCACAAGCCGTACCCCAGCGCAGCAAGGATCAAGCACAGCAGACAGCTGCTTTGCTTGCTCCTTACCTACTGCTACGGGCAAAGTTATCCCATTAGGGGCTTGGCCCCTTCTCTGAGTGACGTAAATTCTAGGAGATAGCTAAAGCCTTCCCTGAGGTATCCATCCTATCTAAGGATACCCTTAGCTTACAGCGGGGGAAAGGCGCAGGCGGAGTATGCGCTGCGTGTACTCGGTGACTCGGTAGCGACGATCGGCCAGGTGCCCCACGAGCCAAAGCACTTCGTCTCCACGACACAGGAGGAGTGCAGCTCGGCGCTCGGCAGGGGCGAACTTCCCATCAATGAAGATGCGCCTCAGGAGCTTCTTCCCCTTCATCCCATAGGGGTACAGCACATCGCCCTCACGGCGATGGCGTAGGACAAGACGGTCAGTACCCAGCGCCTCATAGTCAAAGGCCGCCTCGCCCTCCGCCAAGGGAAAGAGCTGCGCTAGGTCTCGAGGTCGAGGCTCGATCTGCCAGCTCAGGCACTGCCCGCTCGGCAAAGCACACTCCCCCGCCTCCCCGATCGAGAGCTCCTGCTGGTAGACCTCCTCGGAGGACTGCACTCGGGGCCGCAGCTCGAGGTAAGTCTGCCCGCGCAGCAGCTGGTGCGTCGGGCTATCGAAGCGAGCCCCTGCGTGTCCCACATGCAGCTGGGCCATCACGCCACGCACGGTCTCGGGGCTGAAGCCGTAGGGGCGCAACAGCTCGTAGAGTAGCGCCTCGGGGTACTGCTGTTCGAGGAGCCTCATGATGTGGATGCCCCGAGGCTCCAGCACGTGCTGACGCAGCTGCTCGACTCGCTCGAGGTAATAGCATTCGCTCGCTCTGAGGTGCGCGATAGTGCGGGTGGCAGCCTCGGCGAAGGAGGGATTGAGTTGCTCGAGCAGCGGGATGAGCCTATGTCGGATCAGGTTGCGCTTGTAGCGCGTATCGGCATTAGAGCTATCACTGCGGTAGTCCTGCCCTTCGGCAGCTAGGTAGTCGAGGATCAAGGTGCGGGGGCAGTCCATGAGCGGGCGAATGATGCCCTCCTCGACCTTGTGGTAGGGCATGCCGCTGAGGCCGCGGATGCCTGTGCCCATAGAGAGATTGAGCAGCAGCGTCTCCACCTGGTCATCAGCATTGTGCGCGACGGCTACGACGCTCGGTGTGGGGTCTGCGGCACGCTGCTCGGCGAACCAGCGGTAGCGAAGCTCACGCGCCGCCATCTCGATGGAGATGCCACGCTCCCGAGCATAGCCGCCGGTATCGAAGCTCGTGACGCGCAGCGCTACCCCGAGTCGCCTACAGAGCTCCTCGACAAAGCGCTGGTCGCCCTCACTCTCCTCTGCCCGCAGGCGGAAGTTGCAGTGCAGGGCTACAAGCCTAGCCCCATAGCCAAGACGCAACATAGCCATCAGCAGAGCGAGCGAATCCGGTCCTCCACTGATGGCTATGTATAGGATCCCCGCTGGGGGTAGTAGCTGCTGCTGTCGCAGCGTCAGCTCAACTTGGTCGAGCAGGGCATGCTGCAGCATAGCGAGCTAAGATGGGCAGCCTGCTAGTGCTGCTGATGAGCCTCCTCTACGAGCTCGGGGTCGACGAGGATACGCCCGCAGTATTCGCAGACGATGATCTTCTTATGGAGCTTGAGGTCTACCTGACGCTGGGGTGGGATCTTGTTGAAGCAGCCACCACAAGCATCGCGATCTACGGGCACGACGGCCAGGCCATTGCGTGCACCCTCACGGATACGAGCGAAGGCATGCAGCAGGCGCTCCTCGATGTGCTCCTCGAGCTGGAGGGCCGTAGCACGTAGCGCCTCTTCCTCCTGCTTCGTCTCGCTCTTGATGCGAGCTAGCTCCTCCTCCTTGGCCGCGAGGTCAAGACGACGCTCAGCGATGGCCTCACCGAGGGCAGCGATACGCTCGGTACGCTGCTGCAGGTCGCCTGCGGCCTCGTTGATACGCTTCTGCGAGAGCTCGATCTCCAGTCCCTGGAATTCGATCTCCTTCGAGAGGTTGTCGTACTCGCGGTTGTTCTTGACGTTGTCTAGCTGCTCCTTGTACTGGGCGATCTTAGCCTCTGCCTCCGTGATGCGTGCCTTCTCGGTGGCGACCGCATTCTTCTGGCGCTTGTTGTCCTCCTCGAGGTGGGCTAGGCGGGTCTCCATGCCCTCGATCTCGTCCGAGAGATCCTGTACCTCTAGGGGAAGCTCTCCGCGAAGCGTCTTGATGTGATCTATCTTCGTGTAGGTCTCCTGCAGGCGGCTCAGGGCGATCAGCTTGTCTGCGACGCCACGATCGGCTGCGGCTGCTGCCGCAGGTGCTTCAGCAGCAGGGCTAGCAGTCTTGGTAGCAGCCGCCTTCTTTGCTGAGGATGTCTTCTTTGTAGTTTCTTTCGTAGCCATTATAGTGCTATGACGCTATTTATAGGGTTGGAGTCGATCTCGCTTTGGTAGACCGCAAAGGTAGCTAATTTCTGTGACAATAGCTCGGTAAAGAGCTGTGCGCTGATGCGTTCGCTCTCGTAGTGGCCCACCGTCGCAAGGATGGGGGCGGACTCGCAGTCGAAGTAGTCGTTGTACTTCGCCTCTCCTGTGATCAGGATATCTGCCCCAGCTCGGCGCGCCTCGGGCCAGAGGAAGGCCCCAGCCCCACCACAGAGGGCGACACGCTGGATCAACCGCGTCGCCTCAGCTCGGCTATAGCGCAGCTGCTCGGTAGCAAAGTAGCGCTTCACCTGGGCAAGGAAATCACCAAGAGCTACGGGCTGCGGGAGCTCACCGACAATGCCTGCGCCCGTAGTGCCGCGCGTATCAAGGAGCTGCGTAAAGCTATAGGCGGGGACCTCGTAAGGATGTGCCTTGAGGAGGGCTGCCTCCACGCGAGCTCTGA harbors:
- a CDS encoding zinc ribbon domain-containing protein; translation: MATKETTKKTSSAKKAAATKTASPAAEAPAAAAAADRGVADKLIALSRLQETYTKIDHIKTLRGELPLEVQDLSDEIEGMETRLAHLEEDNKRQKNAVATEKARITEAEAKIAQYKEQLDNVKNNREYDNLSKEIEFQGLEIELSQKRINEAAGDLQQRTERIAALGEAIAERRLDLAAKEEELARIKSETKQEEEALRATALQLEEHIEERLLHAFARIREGARNGLAVVPVDRDACGGCFNKIPPQRQVDLKLHKKIIVCEYCGRILVDPELVEEAHQQH
- the tilS gene encoding tRNA lysidine(34) synthetase TilS, translated to MLQHALLDQVELTLRQQQLLPPAGILYIAISGGPDSLALLMAMLRLGYGARLVALHCNFRLRAEESEGDQRFVEELCRRLGVALRVTSFDTGGYARERGISIEMAARELRYRWFAEQRAADPTPSVVAVAHNADDQVETLLLNLSMGTGIRGLSGMPYHKVEEGIIRPLMDCPRTLILDYLAAEGQDYRSDSSNADTRYKRNLIRHRLIPLLEQLNPSFAEAATRTIAHLRASECYYLERVEQLRQHVLEPRGIHIMRLLEQQYPEALLYELLRPYGFSPETVRGVMAQLHVGHAGARFDSPTHQLLRGQTYLELRPRVQSSEEVYQQELSIGEAGECALPSGQCLSWQIEPRPRDLAQLFPLAEGEAAFDYEALGTDRLVLRHRREGDVLYPYGMKGKKLLRRIFIDGKFAPAERRAALLLCRGDEVLWLVGHLADRRYRVTEYTQRILRLRLSPAVS